TCCCCCACAGCCCGAGGCCGAGCTGGTCGTTGACGATGATGACGGATGCGGCGAGCGCGGCGGCGGCGGTCGAGAAGAGCATGACCCACTGCGGGCCGAACCGCGCCGCCAGCCGCGCGGAGACCTGCACGCCGAGGACGATGCCGACGGAGTTCGCCGCGAACAGGAGCCCGTACTGCTGCGGATCGAAGCCGTAGGTCTCCTGGAACAGGAAGGGCGACGCCGACAGGTACGAGAACAGGCCGCTGAAGTTCATGCCGCCGACGATGAGCACGCCGATGAAGACGCGGTCGCCGAGGACGCTCCGGTAGCGCTGCCACACGGTCGTCGCGCCCTTGTCGTGCCGACGCGCGGGCGGCAGGGTCTCGGGCACGAACACGGCGGCCGCGACGAGCATGACGGCGCTGTAGAGGGCGAGGACGACGAACACGCCGCGCCACGGCATGACCAGCAGCAGCGCCGAGCCGAGCAGGGGCGCGATCACGGGCGCGGCGCCCGAGACGAGCGCGAGGCGCGACAGCATGACGACCAGGCGCTTGCCGCCGAACAGGTCGCGGACGATCGCGGCGGCGACGACGGCGCCGGCCGCGGCCCCCGCGCCCATCAGCACGCGGGCGACGAACAGCAGCTCGAGCGTGGGGGCGAGCGCCGCGGCGATGCTCGAGAGCACGTGGATCGCCGTGACCACCAGCAGCGGGACGCGGCGCCCCACCTTGTCGCTGAGGGGGCCGACGATCAGCTGTCCCAGCGCGAAGCCGATCATGGTGCCGGTGAGGGTGAGCTGGATCGCGGCCGACGTCGTCTGGAAGTCGGCCTCGAGCACCGGGAACGCCGGCAGGTAGAGGTCGACCGTGAACGGTCCGAGTGCCGTCAGCGCGCCCAGCAGGATGACGTAGAGGACGCGGCGGCGCGTCGAGATCGAATCGCCCGGGTGGAGGACGATCGGCGCGGTCGCCGGGTCTGATCCGAGCGTGCGGATCGCGCCCGTCGGCGAGCCATGGCGGGGGTGCGGCTCGGGGCTGCGACCGGCGTGAGGAGGCTGATCGGGGGCGTCCGGGCGGATGACCGGATTGGCGGCGGTGTCGAACATGGCGAGTCTTCGTTTCGGCGGCGCGGGCGTCGACACCGGGGATCCCGGTTCAGGCGCGTGGAGGAGGGCAGAGCGGATTCGAATCGATTCGAAGAGTCCATGTTACCGGATACAGCGACCGCGTGGATCTTCCCGCGGCCCGTAGGGTGAGAGCCATGACGTCCGAGACCGCACCGACGCGCCGCCGCCCCGTCGCCGTCACGGTCGCGGTCGTCCTCATCTACCTCAGCGGTCTGCTGGCGACGGCCATCGGCATCCTGATCCTCCTCAGCCGCTACGACGTGCCCGAGAGCGAGGTGCTGACGGTGTCGCTGCTCGGGTCGGCGGTGATCCTGTTCGGGCTCCTCACCGTGTCGGCGGGCGCCAGCATCGCGCGCGGGAGCGCGCTGGCGCGGCTGCTCGTGACGATCTACCTCGGCCTGCAGCTCGTGCTGCACGCGGTCACGATCGTCGCGACGAGCGACTGGGACTGGGCGGGCTTCGTCCAGCCGGCGCTCATGATCTTCATCCTCGTCGTGCTGTGGCTGCCCCCGATGGCGCGCTACTTCGTGCGGGGCCCTGCCACCGCGGCCTCCTGAGCGGGCAGCGCCGCCTCGGAGCGCGCCACCACGCGACGGTGGACGAACCGCACGACCTCGATCGCTCCGATCGACAGCACCGTCGTGATCGCGACGAGCCACGCCGCGTCGCGGCCGGGATCGACGAACTCGAAGAACTCGGTGGCCAGCGGAACGGTGAAGATCACCACGAGCGCGACGAACATCGCGCCGATCACGAGCACCTTGTAGCGGGTCACGGGTCGCGACAGCACCGTCAGCACCCAGATCCCGACGATCGCCAGGATGACGGTGGCCCCGGTTCGCAGCTCGGCTTCGTCGACCCCGAGCGCCAGGGCGCCCTGCGTGTACAGCGTCAGGGCGATCGCGATGATCACACCCGCCGGGATCGCGAAGATCAGCGACCGGCGCAGGAACCCGGGGACGTACCGCTGCGCGTTCGGCATGAGCGCGAGGAAGAACGCCGGGATGCCGATCGTGAGGCCGTCCGTGATCGACAGCTGCCGCGGCAGGAACGGGAACTCGAGGATGAGGATGCCGAAGAGGATCGCGAGCCCCGTCGCGTAGACGGTCTTGGTGAGGAACAGCATCGAGACCCGCTCGATGTTCGCGATGACCTGGCGGCCCTCGGCGACGACGTCGGGCAGGTGCGAGAACTTCCCGTCGAGCAGCACCAGGCGCGCGACGGCCTTGGTCGCCGCCGCGCCGGAGTTCATGGCGATGCCCATGTCGGCGGTCTTGATCGCGAGCGCGTCGTTGACGCCGTCGCCGGTCATGGCGACCGTGTGGCCGCGGCCCTGCAGCGCGACGACCATCCGCTTCTTCTGCTCGGGCGTGACCCGGCCGAAGACCCGGTGCATCTCGAGCACCTCGCCGAGCGCCTCGTCGTCCTCGGGCAGGTGCCTCGCGTCGAACCCCTCGTCGACGTCGAGACCCACCTCGCGCGCGATCGCGGCGACGGTGCGCGGATTGTCGCCCGAGATGACGCGCACCCCGACGCCCTGGCGGGCGAAGTACTCCAGCGTCTCGGCGGCATCCGGCCTCACCTGCTCGCGGAAGGTGAGCACCGCCACCGCTTCGACCGCCCCGGGCAGGCGCTCCGCCTCGACGTCCGCGTCGGTGAGCGCCGCGTCCGAGCGGGCGAGGACCAGCGTGCGGCGGCCGGTCGACGCGAGCTCGACGACCGTGCCTCCGAGCGGGGTCGCCGGGTCTGCGGCGGCATCGCCGAACACCATCTCGGGCGCGCCCATGACCCACGTGCCGACCGGCCCCGCCGCGAACGACACCGCGCTCCACTTGCGCGCCGACGAGAAGGGGACGGATGCCGCGACCTCGAGGGGCGCCGCAACCGGGTACGGCTCCCGCAGGCACCGCGCCGTCGCGTTCGCGTCGGGCGCCGCGCCGTACCAGGCGAGCACCTGCTCGGCATCCGTCGTCGCGTCGTCGCCGGCGAGCGGATGCATCCCGTCGAACGCGATCTCGCCGGCGGTGAGCGTGCCGGTCTTGTCGAGGCAGATGACGTCGATGCGCGCGAGGCCCTCGACCGCGGGCAGTTCGTTGACGAGCACCCGGCGGCCGGCGAGCTTGGCGGCGCCCACCGCGAACGCGATCGAGGTCATGAGCACCAGGCCGAGGGGGATCATGGCGGTCAGCGCCGCGATCGTGTTGACCACCGGCTGCACCCAGCCGCCGTCCGTCCACACCGCTTCCCAGCCGCCGGCCACCATCACCTGGGCGTTGAGCACGAGCACGCCGACGGGCCCGATCAGCCACGCCATCCACGTGAGGACCTTGTTGATCGAGGTGCGCAGCTCGCTCGAGACCAGCGAGAACTTCTTCGCCTCGCCGGCGAACCGATTCGCGTACGAGTCCGCACCCACGCGCACGACCTGTGCGTCGCCCTCGCCGGCGACGACGATCGATCCCGAGAGCGCCTCGTCGCCCGGGCGCTTGTCGACGGCATCCGATTCTCCGGTCAGCATCGACTCGTCGATCTGCAGGGCGCGCGAATCCACGACGACGGCGTCGGCCGGAACCTGATCGCCCGCACGCAGCACGAGGATGTCGTCCTGGACGACCTCGCCCGGCATGATCTCGGCCTCGGCGCCGTCGCGCCGGACCCGCGCGTGGGGCGCGTTCAGCAGGGCGAGGCGGTCCAGCGCCGCCTTCGCCTTGAACTCCTGGTAGCTGCCGATGATCGAGTTCGCGAAGGCGGCGAGCCCGAACAGCCCGTCCTGCCAGCGACCGAGGACCAGCAGGATGCCGAAGCACGCGAACACGATGCCGTTGAACAGCGTGAAGACGTTGGCGCGGATGATCGTCCACGCGCTGCGGCTGGTGTCGGCCTCGAACGCGTTCGCGCGCCCCTGCGCGATCCGCTCGGCGACCTCGGGGGCGGTCAGCCCCGTCGACGGGTCTGTCGGGACGAGGTCGGAGGCGACGGGGGCGGCATCCATGTGTCACACCCTAGAGGCGGACCCGCGCGTGCGAAGCGGCCGAGCGGGATTCCGCGCGCGCTCGCGGGTTCGCGCGGTGCGGGGACGCAGAAGACCCCGGATGCCGAGGCACCCGGGGTCTTCAGGAAAGTGAAGCGAGATTACTTGAGGGTAACCGTCGCGCCAGCCTCCTCGAGCTTGGCCTTCGCCTTCTCGGCGTCGTCCTTGTTCGCGCCCTCGAGAACGGGCTTCGGGGCACCGTCGACGACGGCCTTGGCCTCGCCGAGGCCGAGCGAGGTGAGCTCGCGGACGGCCTTGATGACCTGGATCTTCTTGTCGCCGGCGGCCTCGAGGATGACGTCGAACGCGTCCTTCTCCTCCTCGGCGGCGGCGTCGGCACCCGCACCGCCGGCGGCGGGGGCGGCACCGGCAACGGCGACCGGGGCGGCGGCGGTGACGTCGAAGGTCTCCTCGAACGCCTTGACGAACTCGCTGAGCTCGATGAGGGTGAGCTCCTTGAACGCGTCGAGCAGCTCCTCAGTGCTGAGCTTTGCCATGATGATTCTCCTTGATTGGGGTTTCTATCGCCGCTGGCCGGTTCAGGCCGCGGACTCCTGCTTCTCGCGCAGCGCGTCGACCGTGCGAACGGCCTTCGACGGGAGCGCGTTGAAGACGAATGCCGCCTTGGTCATCGAGGCCTTCATCGCACCGGCGAGCTTCGCCAGCAGGACTTCACGGCTCTCGAGGTCGGCGAGCTTGTTGACCTCGTCCGCGGTCAGAGGGTTGCCATCGAAGTAGCCGCCCTTGATCACGAGAAGAGGGTGTGCCTTGGCGAAGGCACGCAGACCCTTCGCGACGGCGACCGGGTCACCGTGCACGAACGCGACCGCCGACGGACCCTTGAGGCCCTCGTCCAGTCCCGTGACCCCCGCGTTGTTCGCGGCGATCTTGGTCAGCGTGTTCTTCACCACGGCGTACTCCGCGTCCTGACGGATGCTGTTGCGGAGCTCCTTGAGCTCGGCAACCGTCAGACCGCGGTACTCGGTGAGCAGAACGGCGGTCGAGTCCTCGAAATTCTTCGTGAGCTCGGCGACCGATGCTTCCTTCTGCGCCATGGCCACTCCTTGTGTGTACGTCACGCTCCGCGGAGGCGGGGCGTCGACCTGGACCACCGTGCTCCGGGCATGAAAAAAGCTCCGGCGCAAGCGCACGGAGCGGGAATCCCGAGGGAGAATCGTTCGTGACACCTGCGCGGGCCCCTGCATTCACAGAGCTTCGATCGGACCGCGCTTGCGCGCACTCCGATGACCGGCGGTCTTCGGCTCCCTCAAGTGTACGGCCTCCGCCGCCCCCCGCCAAATCCGCGCGTTGACTCATCGAAGATGCCCGCGTAGCTGCATTCGTTGACTCATCGAGGAATGCCCGCTCGGTCCTCCCTCCCCACCCCGCTCATTCCTCGCGCGCTCCGGCGAGTGCATGTGCACTCGCCGAGACGACAGCTTCTGGTCGGGAAGCGACGTATGCACTCGACGACTGCATGTGCACTCGCCGCGTGGCCCGCGGTCACGCGGGCCGGCGGGAGGAGGACGCGATGGGTGGGGTGATGCCGAACGCGGCCAGACGGCGCGCGAGCGTCGCGGCGTCGGCGATGTGAGGGTCCTCGACACGACCGAAGCGCTCCTGCCGCGTTCCGCGGATCCAGTCCTCGCGCCGCTTCTCTGCCAGGATGACGTCCTCGATGGTTTTGCCGTGTCGCAGCGCAGCGTCCCGGTACTTGCCTTCGCCGTCGAACTCCAGGAGTGCCCGGGCTTCCGCGATCCCGATGTCGACCTCGTAGTCGTGGCCGGCCGGCCCCGGCACCGGGACCTGGAGCTCGAAGCACCGGAACCCCAGCTCGTGCAGCCGGACGCGGGTCACACTCTCGCCGGGGAGTTCCGCACGCCCGTCGGCGAAGGCGATCACCTCACGAGCCTGACGGATGCCGCGCGCACCCTTCGCGCCGGCCGCGCGCTCGGCCAGGCGGGCGCGCATCGCCTCGGCGCGTTCGGTGTCGTACCGGCGGTCCGTCATCGCAACACGACGCAGCGCCGCATCCGCCGCCGAAACAGCCGCGGCAAAGGACAGCGTGCGGGCCAGATCGAACACCGTCCGCTCCAGCGACGTGCACCTGACACCGCCGATCACGGCGATGTCGTCATCGCTCAGCTCTTCGGCATGCCGCGCGAGCCCCGGCCGGCTCGGCGCCCGGGCTCCCGGCGGCAGCGCCACATGCACGGCATCCGGGACGTGCCGATAGAGCGGAAGTGCCCACACCGCCGCCGCCGAGTCGCGCACCGCGACGGCGACCGCCCTGTCCATCTCGGCGAAGGCGGCGCTGACCTCGAGGCGGTGCCGAGACTCCGGCCACAAGTCGGCCCACAGGGCGCCGTCGACATATCGGTTGCGCTGCAGGCGCCGAAGGCGTCCGCCCGCAACCGCGGCGCCGATCTGGCGGGCCGTCCTCCCCTCCGCCCGGAGCTGCTGGTGCGTGAGCACGCATGAAGCCGCCTCGTCGAGTCCGATGTGGCGTCGCGGCATCCACTCATGGTGCACCCCGCGACACGCCCGTCACGGACTTGTCCCCACCCCTCCCCCTGTGGAGGAGCCCCCACCAGATGTCGCGTGCATGTGTTCTCGCCGAGGTGATAGCTCGTAGACGGTCGGGGACGTACCACCTCGGCGACAGCATATGCACTCGCCGGATGGGCGACCCGCGGGAGCGGATGCGCGCGGGCAGCGGATGCAGGCGGGGGCGGGTGTCGCGAGGAAACCTGGGGGTGGGGGTGAGTAGGGTCGAGGCGTGACTCCGGAGCTCGCCGCGCGCATCGTCGCGGATTCGCGCGACCGGGTGGCGTGGGTGCGGGCGCGCTCGCGCGGCATCACGGCGACGGATGTCGCGACCCTCACGTCCGAGCGGGCGATCGCGCGTGCCGCCGACGCCAAGCTTCTGGGCTCGGGCTTCTCGGGCAACGCGTACACCGCGCACGGGCGGGCCCGCGAGCCCGAGATCGCGGCGTGGGTCGCGGCGACCCACGGCATCCAGCCGTCGTCGGCGCTCTTCCACGCCGTCGTCGAGAAACGGCACCTGGCGACCCCCGACGGTATCGCGGTCGACGAGGGCGGCCGGGTGACCCTCGCCGAGATCAAGACCACCAACAAGGCGTGGAAGTCCATCCCCCGCTCGTACCTGCGCCAGGTGTGGTGGCAGCAGCACGTGCTCGGGGCCGAGCGCACGCTCGTCGCGTGGGAGCAGCACGACGACTTCGTGCCGGTCGGCGACGAGCCGCGCTGCGCCTGGGTGGATCGCGACGACGCCGAGATCGCGAAGCTCGTGGGCCTCGCGACGACCCTCATCGACGAGCTGTACCGTCGCACCACCGGGCGCGCCGTGCCGGCACGACCCGACGAGCGGATGCCGCAGCCCGCGACGCCGCGCCAGGCCTACCGGGCCCTCGCGCTCGCCGACTGACACCGGCGCGCGCAGCGCGCGGGCTCCGTTCACGCGTTGCGCCTCACCCCACGTCACCCCATCCCGCGTTTCTTCGCGCGAGCCGCGGGCACCTGCGCCCACCGCCCCGGCGCAACCCCCGCGATGCTCGTGCCCCCGCGTGGACCCTGTAGTTGACCCACGTCAAGCATCCCCTTATAGTTGACCAATCTCAAACATTGACCTGAATCAACCAGAGCGCCGACGGCGTCGCTCCCCCATCGCTCCGAAGGACCCCATGTCTGACACCGCCGCCGCCGCCCGGCCCGCCATGTCGCACCGCGAGGTGCTCCAGGCGCTCTCGGGCCTCCTCCTGGGCATGTTCGTGTCGATGCTCGCGTCGACCGTCGTCTCGACCTCGCTCCCCGTCATCGTCCACGACCTCGAGGGAGACCAGGCCGCGTTCACGTGGGTGGTCACCGCGACCCTGCTGACCACGGCGATCTCGACCCCGGTCTGGGGCAAGCTCGCCGACCTGTACGACCGCAAGCTGCTGTTCCAGCTCGCCATCGCGATCTTCGTGCTCGCCTCGGCGTCCGCCGGATTCGCCCAGGACCCCGGAATGCTGATCGCGTCGCGCGCCGTTCAGGGCCTCGGCGCCGGCGGCCTCGCCGCGCTCAGCCAGGTGCTCATGGCCGACATCATCAGCCCGCGCGAGCGCGGCCGGTACATGGGCCTGTTCGGCGCCGTCATGGCCGTCGCGACCGTCGGCGGTCCGCTGCTCGGCGGCGTCATCACGGATGCGTGGGGCTGGCGCTGGAACTTCTTCGTCGCGCTTCCGGTCGCCGTCGCCGCGCTCATCATCGTCCAGAAGACGCTCCATGTCCCACGCCACTCGCGCAGGGTCTCGATCGACTACGTCGGCATCGTGCTGCTGTCGGCCGCCGTGTCGCTGCTGCTGATCTGGGTGACGAACGCCGGCACCGACTACGACTGGTGGAGCCTCACGACCCTGCTGATGGTCGGCGGCGCGGTGCTGGCGACGGCGCTGTTCATCGTCGTCGAACTGCGGGTGAAGGAGCCGCTGGTCCCATTGTCGCTGTTCCGCAACCGGACCTTCACGCTGGCCGTGCTGGCCTCGATCGCCACGGGCATCGCGATGTTCGGCGCATCGGTGTTCCTGAGCCAGTACATGCAGCTCGCGCGCGGCGCGACCCCCACCGAAGCGGGCATCATGACGATCCCGATGATCGCCGGGCTCCTCGTCGCCTCCATGACCATCGGCGCGCTCATCACGAAGTTCGGGCACTGGAAGCCGTACCTGATCGGCGGCGCCGTGATGCTGATCGCCGGCGCTTCGCTGCTGTCGACGATCGAGTACGACACGAACTTCGCCCTCGTATCGCTCTACATGGCCCTCCTCGGGGCGGGCGTGGGCTCGACCATGCAGAACCTCGTCCTGATCGTCCAGAACACCTCCCAGCCCACCGAGATCGGCGTCGCCAGCTCGGGTGTCACGTTCTTCCGCAGCCTCGGCGGCACGGTCGGCGTCTCGCTCATGGGCGCGGCTCTGGCGTCTCGCGTGACGGATCTGCTCGCCGGTCGTCAGGCCGATCTCGCGGCGGCGCTCGCCGGCCTCGGCGACCAGGGCTCCGCGGTCGCCGAGAGCCTGCAGTCCGACACCCTTCCGGCGGTATCGAGCATGCCCGACGCCATCCGCGTGATCTTCGAGGACGTCTACGCGCAGGGCATCTCGCACTCGTTCCTCATCGCCGTGCCGTTCGCGGTGATCAGCCTCATCGCGATCCTGTTCCTGCCGAACACGCCGCTGACGCGCATGACGACCTCCGAGCGCATGCACGCCGCCGAGGCGGATCTCGCGACGGTCTCGACGAGCGAGGGGATGCAGACCCTCACCGCCACCGCCGCCATCCGCGTCCAGGGCCGGGAGCGCCGCGACGTCGAGGCCGCACGCCGTGCCGAAGCCCGCGACTAGGCTCGGCGTCATGTCAGGCGAGGCTCCCGACCCGCGCACCGCCGCGGTGCGCGCGCTCGAGCTCGAGTTCGGGTCGCTCATGGGCATGTTCCGGAGGATCATCGCCGAGAACGCCGATCGGCTGAGCCCCGGGATGCTGCCCGGCGTCTACAAGGTCTTCACCGTCATCGCCCGTCGCGAGTCCATCACGCTGTCGACCCTCGCCGACGTCCTGGCCGCCGACAAGGGGCAGACCAGCCGCGCCGTGCGCGAGCTCGAGGAGCTCGGGCTCGTCCAGCGCACCCCCGACCCCGCCGATCGCCGGTCGCAGCTGATCTCCCCCACGCCGATGGGCCTCGAGCGGCTCGCCGCGGCGCGCGCCCCGCAGGAGAGGTCGCTCCTGGCCGCACTCGAGGACTGGTCGGTCGACGACATCGACGACCTCGCGCGGATGCTGCGCGCCCTCGCCGCGGGCGAGTCGCCCTGACAGCCTCGCGCTGACGGCGCCCGCGACCTTCGCCATCGTTTTCACCGGTGTAACACGGCCGAGACAATCGGGATGTTGACTGATCGCAGAGCAAGCAACGAGTGCTGCCGACGTCGACATGCACTGGAAGGAGCGACCGCATGAGATTCCGGCCGCTGCGGACATCCCGGAACACACCCGACCCGACGGTTCCGATCAGCGATCCCCCCGAGTCGATGACGGCTGTCGTCTTCGACGAGCCAGGTGGACCCGAGGTGCTGCACACCGCATCCGTCCCCGTCCCGACCCCCGTGCTGAGCGAAGTGCTCGTGCGCGTCGTGGGCGCGGGCATCAACCCGATCGACGCCAAGACGCGTGCCGGCAAGGGGCTCGCGGGCGCTGTGTCCCACTTCCCGACCGTCCCGGGCTTCGATTTCAGCGGCGTGGTCGTCCAGGCGCCCTATGAGGCGCATCCGTTCCCGCCGGGCACGGAGGTCTTCGGCATGGCCGCCTACCCGCGCTCGGGCGGCTCGTACGCCGAGTACGTGGTCGTGCCGACGCTGTCTCTCGCCCGCAAGCCCGCAGCCCTCTCGCACGTCGAGGCGGCCGGCGTCCCCCTCGCCGCGCTGACGGCGTGGGGACTCATCGTCGAGACGGCGCGGGCGCACGAGGGTCAGCGCATCCTGATCCATGCCGGCAGCGGCGGCGTCGGTCACTTCGCCGTCCAGTTCGCGGCGTACTTCGGCGCGCACGTGACGGCGACGGCCTCGGGCCGCAACGCGTCGTGGCTGCGCGAGCTCGGCGCGAATGTGGTGATCGACTACACCACGACGAAGTTCGACGAGGTGCTCTCGGGCATGGACGTCGTCATCGACCTCGTCGGCAACGCCATCGACGACACCGGCACGCGCTCGCTGTCGGTGCTCCGGCCGGGCGGCATCTACGTGCTCGTCCCCACGGGCTCGTGGCCCGAGTACGCCGAAGCCGCCGATGCCGCCGGGGTCCGGGCGACATCGTTCAAGGTCATTCCCGACGGCAACGCCCTGGCCACGATCGGGCGCCTGCTCGACTCGGGGGCGGTTCAGGTCTACGTCGAGAAGGTGCTCGATCTGCCGGATGCCGCCCAGGCGCACACGGCACTCGAGGACGGCCACACGCGCGGCAAGATCGTGCTGCGCGTCAGCGACGACTGACGGCGGGACCCCGGCGGAGGCGCTAGGTCTCGGCTCGGCCGACGATCTGCGACGACGATTCGGCGCTGCCCGCCGACGCGGTCGTCGCTCCGACGTCCGCCTCGAGCCCATCGGTGCGTATTCGGATCTCGTCGACGCTGAGCTCTCCCTCGGCCGCCAGCACCCCCATCGCGCCGTCGGCGATCGCGCTGTTGAAGGAGTAGCTGGCGACGAATGCGCCGTCGACCGTCACCGAGACCGACGCGCCCTTCATGACCAGCTGCAGCCGATACGTGGTGCCGGCCGACAGCGACCACGGCACGGCGACATCGACGACCCACCCGCGACCGGGCTCCATGTGCCCGATCTGGATCTGCTGGGTGGCGACATCCAGCACGACGAACTTGACATCGCTGTCTCCGTAGGCGTCGAAGAACACCCCGCCGACGCCGTCCTCGCCGAGGCTCAGGTCCACGGTGAACTCGACGTAGGCGTTCGCCTCGACGCGGCCGCCGAGATCGACCTCGGCCATCGCGGGCGCCGCGGCGGGATCGGCCGAGGCCTGAAGTGCGCCATCGGCGACGCTCCAGTCACCGGAGCGCGCCGGCTGCTCGACGATCCCCGCTCCGTCGTCGAACGTCTCGGTGACGTCGACGGCGAGTGTCGGCGGGAGCACCTGCACCGAGATGCTGTCGAACCTGCCGCGTGCGTTGTCGGAGCCGACGCCGATGAGGCCCTTGTTCAGGCCGACGGCCTCGCCCTCGAACAGGCGCGGCGCGAAGGTGTACGTGAAGGCGGTCTTGCCCGCGACCTCCACCCAGACCGTCGTCCCGTTGACGTAGACCACCAGGTCGTACCACTTGCCGGTCTTGATCCCGCCCTTCACCGACGCCTGGACGACCACGTGCCATCCGGACGCGTCGCGATAGCCCATGACGAGCTTGCTGGTCGAGCCGTCGACTCCCGCGAACTTGAAGTCGGTCGGCGAGAAGTAGTCGAAGATCGTGTACGCGTTCGCCTTCCAGCCGGCGGTCGGCTTTTCCATGTACACGCGGGAGTGGATCTCGTAGTAGATCGGCAGGTACGCGTCGATGTAGTAGACCGCCGAGGCGTCGCCGCCGAGGGACTCCGCCGACACCTCGAGCGCGCCTCCCGAGACCGCGAACGAGCCGCTGTCGGTGAAGAAGGCCTGCATCGACCCGTCGTTGAAGTCGGCCGACCGCAGCACGTCGCGACGTCCGCCCGGGATGTTGCCCGGCTGCGGGTCCGAGGGCCCGCCGGTCTGCTCCTGCCACAGTCCGTGGTCCTGCTGGACGACGAGGCCCAGCTCGCCGTACGGCTCGCCGTTGCGCTCGGCATCCGAGTTCACATCCGCGGCGATCGTCGGATCGGCGCCCTGGCTCGCCGACAGCGCATAGAGGAACTCGAACAGCCACGGCGGCACCTGCCGCGACACCGTCGCAATGCCGAACGGGGCGAACGGCACGATGTACGAGTTGAACTCGCCCACCCAGTCGATCAGGCGGTCGCCGCCGGTGTTGCCGATCAGGATGTCGAGGCCCGCGCCGCCGTACGCACGGTCCTGGTAGAGGGGGTGCGTGTCGGGGGTGTCGTTGGGCGACGGCTGCAGCTTGCTCGCCATGCCGCTGCCGTAGCTGCCGTCGGCGGCGATCGTCATGACGTCGTCGGCGTTGAGCAGGTCGTTGCCCCAGCCGCCGTACATCGTGTCCTGCCCGGTGCCGCCCACGAGCCAGTCGTTGCCGAGGTCGCCGAAGATCGCGTCGGCGCCGTCGCTGTGCGCGTCGCCCCAGCCGATGCACGAGCTGTTGGGCGCGGTCTCGACGCACCCGTTGAGCGTCGGCCCTTCGTCGCTGGCGCCGCTCAGGAACCACGTCAGTCCGGTGCCGTCCTTGTTCACCGAGCCGTCGGCGTTCAGCTCGATCGTGCGGCGCGGGTCGAACTCGTCGTAGAGGGCGAACTCGCCGAGGCGGTCCACGACGTTGTTGTTGTCGTGCCACGCGTCGCTGTCCTCGCCGAAGTGCAGCAGGTCACCGGGGTTGTAGGGGCGCGTCCAGTCGGAACGGTAGGCGTTCGGCAGCAGCGAGCCGTTCTCGTAGACCTGCGTGTACGCGTTCCACACGGCCTCGCCGCCGAGGATCGCATCGTCG
This region of Microbacterium thalassium genomic DNA includes:
- a CDS encoding MarR family winged helix-turn-helix transcriptional regulator — protein: MSGEAPDPRTAAVRALELEFGSLMGMFRRIIAENADRLSPGMLPGVYKVFTVIARRESITLSTLADVLAADKGQTSRAVRELEELGLVQRTPDPADRRSQLISPTPMGLERLAAARAPQERSLLAALEDWSVDDIDDLARMLRALAAGESP
- a CDS encoding NADP-dependent oxidoreductase encodes the protein MRFRPLRTSRNTPDPTVPISDPPESMTAVVFDEPGGPEVLHTASVPVPTPVLSEVLVRVVGAGINPIDAKTRAGKGLAGAVSHFPTVPGFDFSGVVVQAPYEAHPFPPGTEVFGMAAYPRSGGSYAEYVVVPTLSLARKPAALSHVEAAGVPLAALTAWGLIVETARAHEGQRILIHAGSGGVGHFAVQFAAYFGAHVTATASGRNASWLRELGANVVIDYTTTKFDEVLSGMDVVIDLVGNAIDDTGTRSLSVLRPGGIYVLVPTGSWPEYAEAADAAGVRATSFKVIPDGNALATIGRLLDSGAVQVYVEKVLDLPDAAQAHTALEDGHTRGKIVLRVSDD